A part of Miscanthus floridulus cultivar M001 chromosome 6, ASM1932011v1, whole genome shotgun sequence genomic DNA contains:
- the LOC136461797 gene encoding protein IWS1 homolog 1-like, whose protein sequence is MGDNYLLDDEGEPTVDLDEREPSPEPQPYEDLVDDLGDGGDWTRGRSPTPVHGDDGGAGSSSKPRKRLLKKVGGGGMPGDDGLDDFGLEDDDADPAAEARKRKGSSALRDLARGGAGKEKKRRREDDGRGRDSGKVRDRRGSGGMDSGGREDQDDGEREIQELWDTIAGGDSEDDQEGVRTVDDDNFIDDTGVDPADRYGSDNERHSPGRYAQAEEGEDDEIERLFKGGKKKKKNDRPRADIGLIVEQFIAEFEVAAEEDANLNRQSKPAINKLMKLPLLIDVLSKKNLQQEFLDHGVLTLLKNWLEPLPDGSMPNMNIRSAVLKLLADFPIDLEQYDRREQLKKSGLGKVIMFLSKSDEETTANRKLAKELVDKWSRPIFNKSTRFEDMRRYDEDERAPYRRPQMKKPSSSSSGMESRDDDLDADFSQRKSGQSSSRQHASRPEASPLDFVIRPQSKIDPEQIRARAKQAVQDQRRLKMNKKLQQLKAPKKKNLQASKLSVEGRGMIKYL, encoded by the exons ATGGGGGACAA CTACTTGTTGGACGACGAAGGCGAACCGACCGTGGACCTTGACGAACGGGAGCCCTCCCCTGAGCCCCAGCCCTACGAAGACCTCGTTGACGACCTCGGCGACGGCGGCGATTGGACCCGCGGCCGCTCCCCGACCCCCGTccacggcgacgacggcggggcgGGGTCCTCCTCCAAGCCCCGGAAGCGCCTCCTCAAGAAGGTTGGCGGTGGCGGCATGCCCGGCGACGACGGGCTGGATGACTTTGGGTTGGAGGATGATGACGCGGACCCCGCGGCTGAGGCGAGGAAGAGGAAGGGCTCGTCGGCGCTGAGGGACCTCGCGAGGGGCGGGGCGGGCAAGGAGAAGAAAAGGCGGAGGGAGGACGACGGCAGGGGGAGGGATAGTGGGAAGGTGAGGGACAGGCGGGGATCAGGAGGGATGGACTCAGGCGGTAGGGAGGACCAGGATGATGGGGAGAGGGAGATCCAGGAGCTCTGGGATACAATTGCCGGTGGTGACTCAGAG GATGACCAAGAAGGTGTTAGAACTGTAGACGATGATAATTTCATTGATGACACTGGGGTTGATCCAGCTGATCGTTATGGCAGCGATAATGAGCGACATTCACCTGGACGTTATGCACAG GCTGAGGAGGGTGAGGACGATGAAATTGAGCGACTCTTCAAGGGtggtaagaagaagaagaagaatgatcGCCCTCGTGCAGATATTGGTCTTATAGTGGAACAATTCATTGCCGAGTTCGAGGTAGCAGCCGAagaagatgcgaacttgaatagGCAATCAAAGCCAGCCATTAATAAACTTATGAAGCTTCCTCTGCTCATAGATGTTCTCTCCAA GAAGAATCTTCAGCAGGAATTTCTTGACCATGGAGTTCTCACTCTTCTAAAAAATTGGCTTGAGCCATTACCTGACGGAAGCATGCCAAACATGAATATTCGATCTGCTGTACTGAAATTATTAGCTGAT TTTCCAATTGACTTGGAACAATATGACCGAAGAGAGCAGCTTAAGAAAAGTGGCCTGGGAAAG GTCATTATGTTTTTGTCCAAATCTGACGAGGAGACTACTGCAAATAGGAAATTGGCTAAGGAGCTGGTTGATAAATGG AGTCGACCAATATTCAACAAGAGCACAAGATTTGAGGACATGAGGAGATATGATGAGGATGAAAGAGCACCTTACAGGCGGCCACAAATGAAGAA ACCTTCGTCGAGTAGCTCTGGAATGGAATCCAGAGATGATGATCTTGATGCTGACTTTTCACA ACGCAAGTCTGGGCAAAGTAGTTCAAGGCAGCATGCTTCTAGGCCAGAAGCCTCGCCTTTGGACTTTGTCATTCGTCCACAGTCCAAAATTGACCCTGAGCAGATACGAGCTCGTGCTAAGCAGGCTGTCCAAGACCAGCGTCGGCTGAAg ATGAACAAGAAATTGCAGCAGCTGAAAGCGCCCAAGAAGAAAAACCTTCAGGCGTCGAAGCTCAGCGTGGAAGGCCGTGGCATGATCAAGTACCTGTAG
- the LOC136461798 gene encoding RHOMBOID-like protein 2 has protein sequence MGRRGETAVVPIDVASGGGGGRGEERPKSERHRSHGPGHHGRHGQHRSRPPPPPPPAFRPFRRWFPFLVPLFIVANIVLFVLTMYVNDCPAHARATGAAIGGSVGESATAQGCLLAPELGRFAFQSFKENPLVGPSSATLLEMGALETSKVTKDHEGWRLITCIWLHAGVVHILANMLSLLMIGIRLEKEFGFIRIGTLYVISGVGGSLLSSLFMVSNISVGASGALFGLLGSMLSELITNWTIYENKFAALLTLVMIIVINLAVGILPHVDNFAHLGGFMSGFCLGFVLLIRPQFGYINQKNSPLGFPTGVTKRKFKTYQIILLVIATVMLVSGFTVGLVLLFQGFNASEHCSWCHYLSCVPTSKWSCNAPNNYCMSSQLGNQLNLTCESTGKTATYVLSNPNSTEAIKNLCVGLCS, from the exons ATGGGGCGGCGGGGCGAGACGGCGGTGGTCCCCATTGACGTGgcttccggcggcggcggcgggcgaggcGAGGAGCGGCCCAAGAGCGAGCGCCACCGGAGCCACGGCCCCGGCCACCACGGCCGCCACGGCCAGCACCGgagccgcccgccgccgccgcccccgccggcGTTCCGGCCGTTCCGGCGGTGGTTCCCGTTCCTTGTGCCGCTCTTCATCGTCGCCAACATCGTCCTcttcgtgctcaccatgtacgtCAACGACTGCCCCGCGCACGCGCGGGCCACCGGCGCCGCGATAGGGGGATCAGTCGGCGAGAGCGCCACCGCGCAGGGCTGCTTGCTCGCGCCCGAGCTCGGGAGGTTCGCGTTCCAGTCGTTCAAGGAGAACCCGCTCGTCGGACCTTCCTCCGCCAC GCTGTTGGAAATGGGGGCACTTGAAACCAGTAAAGTTACCAAAGATCACGAAGGCTGGCGCCTCATTACATGCATTTGGTTGCATGCTGGAGTCGTCCACATACTCGCTAACATGTTGAGTCTCTTGATGATCGGAATCAGGCTCGAGAAGGAATTTGGTTTCA TAAGGATTGGTACACTGTATGTGATCTCTGGTGTTGGTGGCAGCTTGCTGTCTTCTCTATTTATGGTGTCAAATATATCTGTCGGTGCGTCAGGTGCACTATTTGGACTATTGGGCTCGATGCTGTCAGAGCTCATAACAAATTGGACGATATATGAGAACAAG tttGCAGCACTCTTGACTCTAGTTATGATCATTGTCATCAACTTAGCTGTTGGGATCCTTCCACATGTTGACAACTTCGCTCACCTTGGAGGATTTATGTCAGGGTTCTGTCTTGGTTTTGTGCTGCTAATACGACCACAGTTTGGATATATTAACCAAAAGAACTCTCCTCTTGGATTTCCCACGGGCGTAACTAAACGGAAGTTCAAGACATATCAAATCATACTTTTGGTTATTGCTACAGTGATGCTAGTTTCTGG GTTCACCGTTGGATTGGTGTTGCTATTTCAAGGGTTCAATGCTAGTGAGCACTGTTCTTGGTGCCATTATTTGAGCTGTGTGCCTACTTCAAAGTGGAGTTGCAATGCACCAAATAACTATTGCATG TCTTCACAGCTCGGAAATCAACTAAATCTGACATGTGAAAGCACTGGAAAGACCGCAACATATGTTCTCAGCAATCCAAACAGCACGGAAGCAATTAAAAATCTTTGTGTTGGCCTTTGCAGTTAA
- the LOC136457779 gene encoding uncharacterized protein — translation MSLTFHFARAGRSEWQRQRVDDDGDRVFGWVAGEEDLLGSGAVGRFLRESGAKARSVEDVQKDKARHADALGAVHDEYERREKFLKAQSEEMARLLRTMEQENSWLLGELKEVQDVADNKLPELSRGVDDEENEMLRAELDAIKGEIQLRVDRIQELKECRTELHCSKVEKLVIEINSLEMEDREAKARDHVQMLHEKHKVPTYLFGHNS, via the exons ATGTCGCTCACCTTCCACTTCGCCCGCGCCGGGAGGAGCGAGTGGCAGCGGCAACGCGTTGACGACGACGGCGATCGTGTGTTCGGCTGGGTGGCCGGGGAGGAGGACCTGCTTGGCAGCGGCGCGGTCGGGAGGTTCCTGAGGGAGTCCGGCGCCAAGGCAAGGAGCGTGGAGGACGTGCAGAAGGACAAGGCGAGGCACGCCGACGCGCTGGGCGCCGTGCATGACGAGTACGAGAGGAGGGAGAAGTTCTTGAAAGCCCAGAGCGAGGAGATGGCCAGGTTGCTCCGAACGATGGAGCAGGAGAACAGCTGGCTCCTTGGCGAGCTCAAAG AGGTACAAGACGTAGCTGACAATAAACTGCCAGAGCTGAGCCGTGGCGTCGATGATGAGGAGAACGAGATGCTCAGGGCAGAGCTGGATGCAATCAAGGGAGAGATCCAGTTGAGAGTGGACAGGATCCAGGAGTTGAAGGAATGCAGAACCGAACTGCATTGCAGCAAAGTGGAGAAG CTTGTCATCGAGATCAATTCATTGGAAATGGAAGATAGAGAGGCCAAGGCAAGGGACCATGTTCAAATGCTTCATGAAAAACATAAGGTTCCTACCTACCTATTTGGACATAACAGTTAG
- the LOC136460304 gene encoding factor of DNA methylation 1-like, which translates to MEAINAKVDQLEKQLEQKEAQVSSGLQSFSPAIIHEKFPLPDDHYAQCLESLMIGGCTAIGIKRMGQLDEEPFYHACKSKYRDDDPEGKAARLVSIWQEELKNAFWNPFTAILVDGEEKDVVDEDDPKLRQLWTEYGDHTCNAVKNALRELHEYNPKRRQAVSELWNFREGRKATVAEVLKYIFEQLKMRN; encoded by the exons ATGGAAGCAATAAACGCAAAAGTAGATCAACTTGAGAAGCAGCTGGAGCAGAAGGAAGCACAAGTGTCCAGTGGACTGCAA TCATTTAGTCCTGCTATTATTCATGAAAAGTTtcctctgccggatgatcactaTGCTCAGTGTTTGGAGAGCCTGATGATCGGCGGTTGCACGGCCATAGGGATCAAAAGGATGGGACAGCTTGATGAAGAACCATTCTACCATGCATGCAAGAGCAAGTACAGGGATGACGACCCAGAGGGCAAAGCTGCAAGGTTGGTCTCCATTTGGCAGGAGGAGCTGAAGAACGCATTCTGGAATCCGTTTACAGCTATTTTGGTCGATGGAGAAGAGAAG GACGTTGTTGATGAAGATGATCCAAAACTGAGGCAGCTGTGGACTGAGTACGGTGACCATACCTGCAACGCAGTGAAGAACGCCCTGAGAGAGCTCCATGAGTACAATCCTAAACGACGGCAAGCCGTGAGTGAACTCTGGAACTTTAGGGAAGGGCGCAAGGCTACAGTGGCAGAGGTGTTGAAGTATATTTTTGAGCAGCTGAAGATGAGGAATTAG